From Candidatus Fermentibacter sp., a single genomic window includes:
- a CDS encoding radical SAM protein, translating into MTSLGFQRVLSQMSDWPDTLCERAFMPEADELAWRRKTGRPLVTLDGGRALRSCDLLAFSISCEYDYINVLGMMKLSGIAPRASDRTDDWPLVIAGGLCVTANPMPMAQFLDVMVIGESEPTLGPLLDTIKSMGSQGAGKKRLLKQLSTLPGIYVPSVHSAKSPRASIMRQWAGVEGLGAHSVVTTPESVFEDTIMLEIARGCPFNCRFCLPGYAYLPYRESRPEDIMPILDSMPGGARVGFVACSPDSHPSFREFIDHARAAGLEVSIGSQRAENPSQLGEGDLHGTTLTIAPETGADGLRRVIGKSLRNEAILNTVGNASGSVSRIRMYFIYGFPFETDDDRAEISRLVAEIRTLTPLPVSVSINPFIPKPWTAFQWSPLARVEDLRRWRDEITRTLRAVPNVAVRFLGAREAHIQALLARGDHRVGDALLGRLDGDGWPQAFQKAGIDMNWVFEQVKPGTPFEWDFINMGFGYTRLAREFSLAASMNQARFRVPEKLTEAVPAQTEASPCS; encoded by the coding sequence ATGACCTCCCTCGGTTTCCAGCGCGTCCTCAGCCAGATGTCCGACTGGCCCGACACCCTCTGCGAGAGGGCATTCATGCCCGAAGCCGACGAGCTCGCCTGGAGGCGCAAGACAGGGCGCCCCCTCGTGACGCTCGACGGAGGCCGCGCTCTGCGCAGCTGCGATCTGCTCGCCTTCAGCATCTCCTGCGAGTACGACTACATAAATGTCCTCGGGATGATGAAGCTCTCGGGCATCGCACCCAGGGCTTCCGACCGCACCGACGACTGGCCGCTGGTGATAGCGGGCGGCCTCTGCGTGACGGCCAATCCAATGCCGATGGCGCAGTTCCTCGATGTTATGGTGATAGGCGAGTCGGAGCCCACGCTCGGCCCCCTGCTCGACACCATCAAGAGCATGGGATCCCAGGGCGCGGGCAAGAAGAGACTGCTGAAGCAGCTGTCCACCCTGCCCGGCATCTACGTGCCGTCGGTGCACTCGGCGAAGTCGCCGAGGGCGTCGATCATGCGCCAGTGGGCCGGTGTGGAGGGCCTCGGGGCGCACTCCGTGGTCACAACGCCCGAGAGCGTCTTCGAGGACACGATCATGCTCGAGATAGCCCGGGGATGCCCCTTCAACTGCCGATTCTGCCTGCCCGGGTACGCATATCTGCCCTATCGGGAATCCAGGCCCGAGGACATCATGCCGATCCTCGACTCCATGCCCGGGGGGGCCCGGGTCGGCTTCGTGGCCTGCTCGCCGGATTCGCACCCGTCGTTCCGCGAGTTCATCGATCACGCGCGTGCGGCAGGTCTCGAGGTCAGCATCGGCTCCCAGAGGGCCGAGAATCCTTCGCAGCTCGGCGAGGGAGACCTGCACGGCACCACGCTCACCATAGCCCCCGAGACCGGCGCCGACGGCCTGAGGCGCGTGATAGGCAAGAGCCTCCGCAACGAGGCCATCCTCAACACCGTGGGCAACGCTTCCGGCTCGGTCTCGCGGATCAGGATGTACTTCATCTACGGATTCCCGTTCGAGACGGACGATGACAGGGCCGAGATCTCCAGGCTGGTGGCCGAGATCAGGACCCTGACGCCCCTGCCCGTATCCGTCAGCATCAACCCCTTCATCCCCAAGCCCTGGACGGCCTTCCAGTGGTCACCCCTGGCGCGGGTCGAAGACCTTCGCAGGTGGCGCGACGAGATCACTCGGACGCTCAGAGCCGTCCCGAACGTGGCGGTCAGGTTCCTCGGCGCCCGGGAGGCGCACATACAGGCCCTGCTTGCCCGTGGTGACCACAGGGTGGGGGATGCGCTGCTCGGAAGGCTCGACGGTGACGGCTGGCCCCAAGCCTTCCAGAAGGCCGGGATCGACATGAACTGGGTGTTCGAGCAGGTGAAGCCCGGCACCCCGTTCGAGTGGGACTTCATCAACATGGGCTTCGGCTACACCAGGCTCGCCCGCGAGTTCAGCCTCGCGGCCTCCATGAACCAGGCCCGCTTCCGCGTTCCCGAGAAGCTGACCGAGGCCGTCCCGGCCCAGACGGAAGCCTCGCCCTGCAGCTAG
- the rpmB gene encoding 50S ribosomal protein L28: protein MSFKCDICGRSYGTGCRVSHSHRRTKHIWKPNLQNARVRLGGLVQRVKVCTSCIRAGKIQKA from the coding sequence ATGTCTTTCAAGTGTGATATCTGCGGCCGTTCCTACGGCACGGGATGCAGGGTCAGCCATTCCCACAGGCGCACGAAGCACATCTGGAAGCCCAACCTCCAGAACGCCCGCGTCAGGCTCGGCGGGCTCGTACAGCGGGTGAAGGTCTGCACCTCCTGCATCAGGGCCGGCAAGATCCAGAAGGCCTGA
- a CDS encoding FtsQ-type POTRA domain-containing protein yields the protein MRRRGGLLAAFAGALVLAAVLIILYRFLEHRGEFDLRRISVWGCRRVDSTYVAPALVARLGRPVTGMSTDSLEADLEAVSGIDSAEVWLVFPDGVGVELELLEPVLVLSDGIGEVALTGGCEPLPPTFLSDTLTRVVMAGGDREAVLPGLAAWAEVDGIPGDVELILVEPDGAVAVVSDGMRVILGYSDFGRRMDLFLAAGGRGALRDGWAEADARFDGQLILRENPSLTEGVSL from the coding sequence GTGAGGCGCAGGGGGGGCCTGCTCGCAGCTTTCGCAGGAGCGCTGGTGCTCGCCGCCGTGCTGATAATCCTGTACAGGTTCCTCGAGCACAGGGGCGAGTTCGATCTGAGGCGGATCTCGGTCTGGGGCTGCCGCAGGGTCGATTCGACATACGTGGCCCCCGCACTTGTCGCCCGGCTCGGGCGGCCCGTCACCGGCATGTCGACCGACTCGCTGGAAGCTGACCTCGAAGCCGTGTCCGGCATCGATTCGGCCGAGGTCTGGCTCGTCTTTCCCGACGGAGTCGGTGTTGAGCTGGAGCTGCTCGAGCCCGTGCTCGTCCTGAGCGACGGTATCGGCGAGGTCGCCCTGACGGGCGGCTGCGAACCCCTGCCTCCGACGTTCCTCTCGGATACCCTGACGAGGGTCGTGATGGCAGGCGGGGACAGGGAGGCAGTGCTGCCCGGCCTGGCTGCCTGGGCGGAGGTCGACGGCATCCCGGGCGACGTCGAGCTGATCCTGGTCGAGCCGGATGGAGCGGTGGCAGTCGTCTCCGATGGCATGAGAGTGATCCTCGGGTATTCGGACTTCGGGCGCAGGATGGACCTGTTCCTCGCCGCGGGCGGCCGCGGCGCGCTCCGTGACGGATGGGCCGAGGCCGACGCCAGGTTCGACGGGCAGCTCATCCTGCGGGAGAATCCCTCCCTGACAGAGGGGGTGTCCCTGTGA
- the ftsA gene encoding cell division protein FtsA yields the protein MSELLSGLDIGTATVTCVAGEPIEGGGVRMLGAGQAPVDGAVREGMLLDVGAVVEAIHRAVSEAALLCTEDIGSVFVSVSGSHVRGFDGTGTVSVEKPDGDSPHEITEDDVARAEEAARLVRLPPGSRVLDIVKRDYCVDGFDRIRKPPIGLMAEQISARTYTVMADRLAVSNIESAVEAAGLDIEGIIPAALASGAAVLTPDEMEMGVALADMGGGTTDVAVFKNGTLAYLGVVPLGGNSVTSDLQALRIPWAQAEKLKTDWAVASSSLVDPNQSTKVMRLGGRGTFSVSHAVVSQVAGQRVEEILEAVALEISRSGIDAVDLPGGLILTGGGSRLRGIAELAGRITGLPAETGVPTGFETSTELVLAPEFSTAAGLVLLGRERREAAGGRRAGFLGELTKWISGIAGRLR from the coding sequence GTGAGCGAACTCCTTTCCGGGCTGGACATAGGTACTGCGACCGTGACCTGCGTGGCCGGCGAACCGATCGAAGGCGGCGGTGTGAGGATGCTGGGCGCCGGCCAGGCTCCCGTCGACGGAGCGGTCAGGGAAGGCATGCTGCTCGACGTAGGCGCCGTTGTCGAAGCGATCCACAGGGCGGTTTCCGAGGCGGCCCTCCTCTGTACGGAGGATATCGGGAGCGTCTTCGTATCGGTGAGCGGTTCGCACGTGAGAGGTTTCGACGGGACGGGCACGGTCAGCGTGGAAAAACCCGACGGGGATTCCCCTCACGAGATCACCGAAGACGATGTCGCACGGGCGGAGGAGGCGGCCAGGCTGGTCCGGCTTCCCCCCGGCAGCAGGGTTCTCGACATCGTGAAGCGCGACTACTGCGTCGACGGCTTCGACCGCATCAGGAAGCCGCCCATCGGACTGATGGCCGAGCAGATCAGCGCCCGGACCTACACCGTGATGGCCGACCGGCTGGCCGTCTCGAACATCGAGAGCGCCGTCGAGGCTGCCGGACTGGACATAGAGGGGATCATTCCCGCGGCCCTCGCCAGCGGCGCCGCGGTGCTGACCCCGGACGAGATGGAGATGGGCGTGGCCCTCGCCGACATGGGGGGGGGCACCACGGACGTCGCGGTCTTCAAGAACGGGACCCTGGCCTATCTCGGAGTGGTCCCGCTCGGTGGAAATTCCGTCACCTCCGATCTCCAGGCTCTCAGGATCCCCTGGGCGCAGGCGGAGAAGCTGAAGACCGACTGGGCGGTGGCATCGAGCTCCCTGGTCGATCCCAACCAGAGCACGAAGGTGATGAGGCTGGGCGGGCGGGGCACCTTTTCCGTGTCGCATGCCGTCGTATCCCAGGTGGCGGGCCAAAGGGTCGAGGAGATCCTCGAGGCCGTGGCGCTCGAGATCTCGCGTTCGGGCATCGATGCCGTCGATCTCCCTGGCGGGCTGATCCTCACCGGGGGCGGAAGCAGGCTCAGGGGCATCGCCGAGCTAGCGGGCAGGATCACCGGGCTCCCTGCGGAAACGGGCGTTCCAACGGGATTCGAGACATCGACCGAACTCGTGCTTGCTCCCGAGTTCTCGACCGCCGCGGGGCTCGTGCTCCTCGGGCGCGAGAGGCGCGAGGCCGCGGGTGGACGCAGGGCTGGATTTCTGGGTGAACTGACGAAGTGGATATCGGGAATAGCAGGGAGGCTCAGATGA
- the ftsZ gene encoding cell division protein FtsZ, which produces MVVTQLVEVGEEATGRARIKVVGVGGCGCNAINRMIRANLTGVEFVAVNTDMQALNNCLADGKVQIGPRATRGLGAGGNVEIGEQAAEESLKEIEESLTGCHMVFIAAGMGGGTGTGATPIVARAAADAGAITVGVVTRPFEFEGAIRLDQAEHGIAALRKVVDTLIVIPNERLRTLAEDDSKFEDMLDMSNSVLLNAVEGISSLITTPGVINRDFQDVKTVITQGGGAMIGTGRATGPSRASEAAREAISGPLLDGISIEGAKALLVNIQTSSSTFRFKEFEEAMEMITRAAGPQANVFMGTSLNESLGDELRITVVATGFGSPVQVEPEEVVLKSADRSTSIPFGPQPKDKAPSLSVPFRPLTGNSELVKSESKLPSFIKRTVD; this is translated from the coding sequence ATGGTAGTCACTCAGCTCGTCGAAGTCGGGGAGGAGGCGACCGGGAGGGCCAGGATCAAGGTCGTCGGAGTCGGAGGCTGCGGATGCAATGCGATCAACCGGATGATCAGGGCGAACCTGACCGGTGTCGAATTCGTCGCGGTCAACACCGACATGCAGGCCCTCAACAACTGCCTGGCCGACGGCAAGGTGCAGATCGGGCCGAGGGCCACCCGTGGCCTGGGAGCCGGCGGGAACGTCGAGATCGGCGAACAGGCCGCCGAGGAGAGCCTCAAGGAGATCGAGGAAAGCCTGACGGGATGCCACATGGTCTTCATAGCCGCCGGCATGGGCGGTGGAACCGGCACCGGGGCGACCCCGATAGTCGCGCGGGCGGCCGCCGATGCCGGCGCGATAACGGTAGGGGTGGTGACCCGGCCGTTCGAGTTCGAGGGGGCGATACGCCTCGATCAGGCCGAACACGGCATCGCCGCGCTGCGCAAGGTGGTCGACACGCTGATAGTCATCCCCAACGAGAGGCTCCGCACGCTGGCCGAGGACGACTCCAAGTTCGAGGACATGCTCGACATGTCCAACAGCGTGCTCCTGAACGCGGTCGAGGGCATCAGCTCCCTCATCACCACGCCCGGCGTCATCAACAGGGACTTCCAGGACGTGAAGACCGTGATCACCCAGGGCGGGGGCGCGATGATCGGCACGGGAAGGGCCACCGGCCCGAGCCGCGCGTCGGAGGCGGCCCGCGAGGCCATCTCCGGCCCCCTCCTCGACGGGATCTCCATCGAAGGGGCGAAGGCGCTGCTGGTCAACATACAGACCTCTTCGTCGACCTTCAGGTTCAAGGAGTTCGAGGAGGCCATGGAGATGATCACGAGGGCCGCGGGTCCCCAGGCCAACGTCTTCATGGGCACAAGCCTGAACGAGAGTCTCGGGGACGAGCTGAGGATCACCGTGGTTGCCACGGGATTCGGGAGCCCGGTCCAGGTGGAGCCCGAGGAGGTCGTGCTGAAGTCGGCCGACCGATCCACATCGATCCCGTTCGGCCCCCAGCCGAAGGACAAGGCCCCGTCCCTCAGCGTCCCGTTCAGGCCGCTGACTGGCAACTCGGAGCTGGTGAAGAGCGAGAGCAAGCTGCCCTCGTTCATCAAGAGGACGGTTGACTGA
- a CDS encoding cyanophycin synthetase — protein MRYHLMGICGSGMSGLAEWLNHLGHEVEGCDRSRAADSTEGGIRRMPGHGTEHVRGIDVLVHSAAVPLDHPEIAAARAASVKVLRRSEMLAELASGHDVIAVAGAHGKSTTSAMTGWALQQAGFDPTVLVGAEVPGWRSGFRPGGRLAVVEADEYDRAFLRLPHLHAAVTSFDREHLECYGSPEALRSAFETFLELSAPGGGVVVPVEDEQLARWASRIGRRVLTAGPGGAYDCVPVRPDGWGERYSLGDITGRLGIPGLQNLRNAATSLALLRLAGLVPGDAAGPLESFPGARRRLERLGSRGGMLVISDYAHHPAEMEASIKALRRVLGGSLAVVFEPHLYSRTASFHAGMGAALALADVSAVLPVFPAREEPLPGVDAALVARDASAAGADCTVLDPAGLEGFADGCGCATVVLMGAGTSDALARRLVGEGS, from the coding sequence ATGAGATACCACCTGATGGGGATCTGCGGCAGCGGGATGAGCGGCCTGGCGGAGTGGCTCAACCATCTCGGTCACGAGGTGGAAGGCTGCGACCGGTCTCGGGCGGCGGACTCGACCGAAGGCGGGATAAGGCGCATGCCCGGGCACGGCACGGAGCACGTCCGGGGCATCGACGTGCTGGTTCACAGCGCCGCCGTACCGCTCGACCATCCCGAGATCGCGGCAGCCAGGGCGGCTTCGGTGAAGGTCCTGAGGCGCAGCGAGATGCTCGCCGAACTGGCCTCGGGCCATGACGTGATCGCGGTGGCGGGCGCTCACGGGAAGTCAACCACCTCGGCCATGACGGGCTGGGCCCTACAGCAGGCCGGGTTCGATCCGACCGTGCTTGTGGGCGCCGAAGTGCCGGGCTGGAGGTCGGGCTTCAGGCCCGGCGGCAGACTTGCGGTGGTCGAGGCCGACGAGTACGACAGGGCCTTCCTCAGACTGCCGCACCTGCATGCTGCCGTGACGAGCTTCGACCGGGAGCACCTCGAGTGCTACGGTTCGCCGGAGGCCCTCAGGTCGGCGTTCGAGACATTCCTCGAGCTTTCGGCGCCCGGTGGCGGAGTGGTGGTTCCGGTGGAGGACGAACAGCTCGCGAGGTGGGCATCCAGGATCGGGCGACGGGTCCTGACGGCAGGGCCCGGAGGAGCCTACGACTGCGTCCCGGTCCGTCCGGACGGCTGGGGTGAGAGATACTCGCTGGGAGACATCACCGGCAGGCTGGGCATCCCCGGACTGCAGAACCTGCGCAATGCGGCCACTTCGCTCGCACTTCTCCGGCTCGCGGGGCTCGTGCCAGGGGATGCGGCCGGCCCGCTCGAATCGTTCCCCGGTGCCAGGAGGAGGCTCGAGCGCCTCGGATCGCGGGGAGGAATGCTCGTGATCTCGGACTACGCCCATCATCCCGCCGAGATGGAGGCCTCGATCAAGGCGCTCAGGAGGGTTCTGGGTGGCTCCCTGGCGGTCGTGTTCGAACCGCACCTGTATTCGAGGACCGCTTCCTTCCACGCAGGGATGGGAGCCGCGCTGGCACTCGCGGACGTGTCCGCCGTCCTGCCGGTATTCCCCGCCAGGGAGGAGCCCCTGCCCGGAGTCGACGCCGCTCTGGTGGCCCGCGACGCATCGGCCGCGGGCGCCGACTGCACTGTGCTCGACCCGGCGGGGCTCGAAGGATTCGCAGACGGCTGCGGCTGCGCGACCGTCGTGTTGATGGGCGCCGGGACGAGCGACGCCCTGGCCAGGCGGCTGGTGGGGGAGGGATCGTGA
- a CDS encoding UDP-N-acetylglucosamine--N-acetylmuramyl-(pentapeptide) pyrophosphoryl-undecaprenol N-acetylglucosamine transferase: protein MNPFLLAGGGTGGHISPALAVAEALENRLGWSVAIHFAATPRPVDRRMYAGMGERVHFLDPPRIDRGPAGLLKFPFGAVRAWFAARSMIRTISPGAILCTGGYSSVFCAAAGRSMGIPVLLHESNAVAGRANRCSSRFASRILLGFGRAARDFPEGRSTVVGNPVRSSLSAIPKAEAVARMGLDPGRPVVLLLGGSQGARTVNDLALSAPSGIQLVLQCGERDLERIGGLLSGRAGTVVRAFEDDPSILYSCASIAVARAGAMTLAELCRFRLPGLLIPLPGVSRDHQTANAKEAEAAGGARVFAQDTLDPAEFWASIGHLLSDPGALESMSTCMAGLFPPDTADRIARVLIEASGASA, encoded by the coding sequence CCGGCTGGGATGGTCGGTCGCGATACACTTCGCCGCGACTCCGCGCCCTGTGGACAGGCGCATGTACGCCGGCATGGGCGAACGCGTGCACTTCCTCGATCCGCCCAGGATCGACCGCGGGCCCGCCGGACTCCTGAAGTTCCCCTTCGGCGCCGTCAGGGCATGGTTCGCCGCTAGGAGCATGATACGGACCATATCTCCCGGGGCCATCCTCTGCACGGGCGGGTACTCGTCGGTCTTCTGCGCCGCTGCCGGGCGCTCCATGGGCATCCCCGTGCTCCTGCACGAGAGCAATGCCGTCGCCGGACGCGCCAACAGGTGCTCCTCGAGGTTCGCCTCCCGCATCCTGCTCGGATTCGGAAGGGCTGCCCGCGACTTCCCCGAGGGGCGTTCCACCGTGGTCGGAAATCCTGTACGCAGCAGCCTCTCGGCTATCCCGAAGGCCGAGGCGGTCGCGCGGATGGGCCTCGATCCCGGCAGGCCCGTAGTGCTGCTCCTGGGCGGGAGCCAGGGGGCGCGCACCGTCAACGACCTCGCGCTTTCGGCTCCGTCAGGCATCCAGCTCGTGCTCCAGTGCGGCGAGCGCGACCTCGAGAGAATCGGAGGCCTCCTTTCCGGCAGGGCCGGAACGGTGGTCCGGGCCTTCGAGGACGATCCCTCGATCCTCTATTCCTGTGCAAGCATCGCCGTGGCCAGGGCCGGTGCGATGACTCTCGCGGAGCTCTGCCGCTTCCGCCTGCCCGGCCTGCTGATCCCCCTTCCGGGCGTCTCGCGCGACCACCAGACCGCCAATGCTAAGGAAGCGGAGGCGGCGGGCGGCGCCCGGGTCTTCGCGCAGGACACGCTCGATCCCGCCGAGTTCTGGGCGTCCATCGGGCATCTGCTGTCGGATCCCGGCGCCCTGGAATCGATGTCGACCTGCATGGCCGGCCTTTTCCCGCCGGATACGGCGGACAGGATAGCCCGTGTGCTCATCGAGGCATCGGGGGCATCGGCATGA